From one Catellatospora sp. IY07-71 genomic stretch:
- a CDS encoding DUF4132 domain-containing protein, producing the protein MGWLEASGGYAVTLRGGALLARNAKGKELRTVPAALRDDPVVVGLRQLTEWLGRHEAQCRADIERWMVRSLPVPVAVLADVWADETWREALSDLVVGVLDDEGRFDPDEVGFLRDASAGQIGVVNLDGDTVRLPAERVVIPHPVTLAELDDLREFAADLGVKQSVDQLFRQIFVRPAGLDPQARRVGDFSGGRFAELRHATSRATKLGYPVRGGNAVCRVFEGGVTVEARFWIGSDDPYYETETGDLVFTDRKGTALELGGIGPVAWSEGNRMAAALYAGRVVKQEEDEEEQP; encoded by the coding sequence ATGGGATGGTTGGAGGCGTCCGGTGGCTACGCGGTCACCCTGCGCGGCGGTGCGCTGCTCGCGCGCAACGCCAAGGGCAAGGAGCTGCGCACGGTGCCCGCCGCGCTGCGCGACGACCCGGTCGTCGTCGGCCTGCGGCAGCTCACCGAGTGGCTGGGCCGGCACGAGGCGCAGTGCCGCGCCGACATCGAGCGCTGGATGGTGCGCTCGCTGCCGGTGCCGGTCGCCGTGCTGGCCGACGTGTGGGCCGACGAGACCTGGCGCGAGGCGCTCAGCGACCTGGTGGTCGGCGTGCTCGACGACGAGGGCCGCTTCGACCCGGACGAGGTCGGCTTCCTGCGGGACGCCTCCGCCGGGCAGATCGGCGTGGTCAACCTCGACGGCGACACGGTGCGGCTGCCCGCGGAGCGGGTGGTGATCCCGCATCCGGTCACCCTGGCCGAGCTGGACGACCTGCGCGAGTTCGCCGCGGACCTGGGCGTGAAGCAGTCCGTGGACCAGCTGTTCCGGCAGATCTTCGTCCGCCCGGCCGGGCTGGACCCGCAGGCCCGGCGCGTGGGCGACTTCTCCGGCGGCCGCTTCGCCGAGCTGCGCCACGCCACCTCCCGCGCCACCAAGCTGGGCTACCCGGTGCGCGGCGGCAACGCCGTCTGCCGCGTGTTCGAGGGCGGCGTCACCGTCGAGGCCCGCTTCTGGATCGGGTCCGACGATCCCTACTACGAGACCGAGACCGGGGACCTGGTCTTCACCGACCGCAAGGGCACCGCGCTGGAGCTGGGCGGGATCGGGCCGGTGGCCTGGTCCGAGGGCAACCGGATGGCCGCCGCGCTGTACGCCGGCCGCGTCGTGAAGCAGGAAGAGGACGAGGAGGAGCAGCCGTGA
- a CDS encoding patatin-like phospholipase family protein, producing the protein MKGRALVLGGGGFTGIAWELGILAGLAEAGVDLSTADLLIGTSAGSVVGSLLASEPSLEERYQTQLEDPIDEVAARLTTRTLLAYGWAMLRSRAPEQYRARLGALALAAASMTPEERKAVIASRLPVAEWPDQPLLITASDAHTGEFTVFTRESGVELIDAVAASCAVPGVWPPAAVNGHRYIDGGMRSATNADLADGHERVIIIAPVTAGGGLITSAARHAEQLRANGARVTLVSPDRDSRAAIGRNMLDPSRRAGSARAGRAQSARIIETVGAVWS; encoded by the coding sequence GTGAAGGGCAGAGCGCTGGTGCTGGGCGGTGGTGGGTTCACCGGCATCGCGTGGGAGCTGGGCATTCTCGCCGGACTGGCCGAGGCCGGCGTCGACCTGAGCACGGCCGACCTGCTCATCGGCACCTCGGCCGGGTCGGTGGTCGGCTCGCTGCTGGCCTCCGAACCGAGCCTGGAGGAGCGTTACCAGACCCAGCTGGAGGACCCGATCGACGAGGTCGCGGCCCGGCTGACCACGCGCACGCTGCTCGCGTACGGGTGGGCGATGCTGCGCAGCCGCGCGCCGGAGCAGTACCGGGCCCGGCTGGGCGCGCTGGCGCTGGCCGCCGCGTCGATGACCCCGGAGGAGCGCAAGGCGGTCATCGCCTCGCGGCTGCCGGTCGCCGAGTGGCCGGACCAGCCGCTGCTGATCACCGCCTCGGACGCGCACACGGGCGAGTTCACCGTGTTCACCCGCGAGAGCGGGGTGGAGCTGATCGACGCGGTCGCGGCCAGCTGCGCCGTGCCGGGGGTATGGCCGCCGGCGGCGGTCAACGGGCACCGGTACATCGACGGCGGTATGCGCTCGGCGACCAACGCGGACCTGGCCGACGGGCACGAGCGGGTGATCATCATCGCCCCGGTGACGGCCGGCGGCGGGCTCATCACCAGCGCCGCCCGGCACGCCGAGCAGCTGCGCGCGAACGGGGCGCGGGTCACCCTCGTCAGCCCGGACCGCGACTCGCGCGCCGCGATCGGGCGCAACATGCTGGATCCGTCGCGGCGGGCCGGTTCGGCACGGGCGGGGCGGGCGCAGTCGGCGCGGATCATCGAGACGGTCGGCGCGGTGTGGTCCTGA
- a CDS encoding gala protein, producing the protein MVTEPEPNPVRCPAIAHPEAGLADPADFDALLARLAEPAAVAGTEDYPRGTLQPDGRLDLCKQGLGPLAAARIVQAAVRFPHASHLLLGTNGLGSDGARAVADALAPGHHVRTVYLGCNRIDAEGAGALADRLAGDGTVRALWLKRNPIGDAGVSRLCAALAANTTLRTLDLVNTGLTRHGLAELAGTLAARPAPLERLFLGGNGLRPDAVPALAAIAREGRVREIYLAANHLGDTGAAALAEAVEGLPMTLGLGGNGLTPAGAAALAARLSAWHALDLARPPSERALGALPNTVGDEGAAALAAALPGSRLHRLDLRFTGIGGRGAKLLLAALTDDLPLRYLGINGGVPRRLRRLAGATLGPAEAPHPDISAIASVYR; encoded by the coding sequence ATGGTGACCGAGCCGGAGCCGAACCCGGTGCGCTGCCCCGCCATCGCCCACCCGGAGGCGGGCCTGGCCGACCCCGCCGACTTCGACGCGCTGCTGGCCCGGCTGGCCGAGCCCGCCGCGGTCGCCGGCACCGAGGACTACCCGCGCGGCACGCTGCAGCCCGACGGCCGGCTGGACCTGTGCAAGCAGGGCCTGGGCCCGCTGGCCGCGGCCCGGATCGTGCAGGCGGCGGTGCGCTTCCCGCACGCCAGCCACCTGCTGCTGGGCACCAACGGCCTGGGCAGCGACGGCGCCCGCGCGGTGGCCGACGCGCTCGCCCCCGGCCACCACGTGCGCACGGTCTACCTGGGCTGCAACCGCATCGACGCCGAGGGCGCGGGCGCGCTGGCCGACCGGCTCGCGGGCGACGGCACGGTGCGGGCGCTGTGGCTCAAGCGCAACCCGATCGGCGACGCGGGCGTGTCCCGGCTGTGCGCGGCGCTGGCCGCCAACACCACGCTGCGCACCCTGGACCTGGTCAACACCGGCCTCACCCGGCACGGCCTGGCCGAGCTGGCCGGCACCCTCGCCGCCCGGCCCGCCCCGCTGGAGCGGCTGTTCCTGGGCGGCAACGGGCTGCGGCCCGACGCGGTGCCCGCGCTGGCCGCGATCGCCCGCGAGGGCCGCGTACGCGAGATCTACCTGGCCGCCAACCACCTCGGCGACACCGGTGCGGCGGCGCTGGCCGAGGCCGTCGAGGGGCTGCCGATGACGCTCGGGCTGGGCGGCAACGGCCTCACCCCGGCCGGGGCCGCCGCGCTGGCCGCCCGGCTGTCCGCCTGGCACGCCCTCGACCTGGCCCGCCCGCCGTCGGAGCGGGCACTGGGCGCGCTGCCCAACACCGTCGGCGACGAGGGCGCGGCGGCGCTGGCGGCGGCCCTGCCCGGCAGCCGCCTGCACCGGCTGGACCTGCGCTTCACCGGCATCGGCGGGCGCGGCGCGAAGCTGCTGCTGGCCGCGCTGACCGACGACCTGCCGCTGCGCTACCTCGGCATCAACGGCGGCGTGCCGCGGCGGCTGCGGCGGCTGGCCGGCGCCACCCTCGGCCCCGCCGAGGCGCCCCACCCCGACATCAGCGCGATCGCGAGCGTATACCGATGA
- a CDS encoding SDR family NAD(P)-dependent oxidoreductase, whose amino-acid sequence MPPSSTDVPAVRVPAAPSPGPVSASDVETCLRVLAAAAEGGLDEQATLAVERAVTAAHRGGKKRRKADRSARREEQDRRLLAAATRFHDEIPSPALALPAGDAPAARPLLHRPRRCYVCKEPFRQVDTDYHQLCPDCAAENRARRDARCDLTGRHAVVTGGRVKIGFHTALKLLRDGAEVLVTTRFPRDAARRFAQVPDFAHWSGRLHVHGVDFLDLAAVLDLVEVVGRRWGHLDILVNNAAQTLHRPPAYHREVRAAESLPLAGPAAAVGVSAARSGAETALVLPDLAQALFPAGRTDETGQPLDLRDVNSWTLHAADVSPREWLEVHVVNAFVPFLLTSRLRPLLAAAPHPVRHVVQVSAMEGSFSRANKTERHPHTNMAKAGLNMLTRTLAADFHGDGILMNSVDTGWVTDERPHPDKQAQRAAGFRPPLDVIDGAARVYDPIVRAERGDPVHGAFLKDYRETAW is encoded by the coding sequence ATGCCGCCGAGCAGCACGGACGTGCCGGCGGTGCGCGTGCCCGCGGCGCCCTCCCCCGGCCCGGTCAGTGCGTCCGATGTGGAGACGTGCCTGCGGGTGCTGGCCGCGGCCGCCGAGGGCGGGCTCGACGAGCAGGCCACGCTGGCGGTGGAGCGGGCCGTCACCGCGGCCCACCGCGGCGGCAAGAAGCGGCGCAAGGCCGACCGTTCGGCCCGCCGCGAGGAGCAGGACCGGCGGCTGCTGGCCGCCGCCACCCGCTTCCACGACGAGATCCCGTCGCCCGCTCTCGCCCTGCCCGCCGGGGACGCTCCCGCCGCGCGCCCACTGCTGCACCGGCCGCGCCGCTGCTACGTGTGCAAGGAGCCGTTCCGGCAGGTCGACACCGACTACCACCAGCTGTGCCCGGACTGCGCCGCGGAGAACCGGGCCCGCCGCGACGCCCGCTGCGACCTCACCGGCCGGCACGCGGTGGTCACCGGCGGCCGCGTGAAAATCGGCTTCCACACCGCGCTGAAGCTGCTGCGCGATGGGGCCGAGGTGCTGGTCACCACGCGTTTCCCGCGTGACGCGGCGCGCCGCTTCGCGCAGGTTCCCGACTTCGCGCACTGGTCCGGCCGGCTGCATGTGCACGGTGTCGACTTTCTCGACCTGGCTGCGGTGCTCGACCTGGTCGAGGTGGTCGGCCGCCGCTGGGGCCACCTCGACATCCTGGTCAACAACGCCGCCCAGACCCTGCACCGGCCCCCGGCGTACCACCGCGAGGTGCGCGCGGCCGAGTCGCTGCCGCTGGCCGGCCCGGCGGCGGCGGTCGGGGTCTCCGCGGCCCGCTCCGGCGCGGAGACCGCGCTGGTGCTGCCGGACCTCGCGCAGGCGCTGTTCCCGGCCGGGCGCACCGACGAAACGGGCCAGCCGCTGGACCTGCGCGACGTCAACAGCTGGACGCTGCACGCCGCGGACGTCAGCCCGCGGGAGTGGCTGGAGGTGCACGTGGTGAACGCGTTCGTGCCGTTCCTGCTGACCTCGCGGCTGCGGCCGCTGCTGGCCGCCGCGCCCCATCCGGTGCGGCACGTGGTGCAGGTGTCGGCGATGGAGGGCAGCTTCTCCCGGGCCAACAAGACCGAGCGCCACCCGCACACCAACATGGCCAAGGCCGGGCTCAACATGCTGACCCGCACCCTGGCCGCCGACTTCCACGGCGACGGCATCCTGATGAACAGCGTGGACACCGGCTGGGTCACCGACGAGCGCCCCCACCCGGACAAGCAGGCCCAGCGCGCGGCCGGTTTCCGCCCACCGCTGGACGTGATCGACGGCGCCGCGCGGGTGTACGACCCGATCGTGCGCGCCGAGCGCGGCGACCCGGTGCACGGGGCGTTTCTCAAGGACTACCGGGAGACCGCATGGTGA